One segment of Rattus norvegicus strain BN/NHsdMcwi chromosome 16, GRCr8, whole genome shotgun sequence DNA contains the following:
- the Rfxank gene encoding DNA-binding protein RFXANK isoform X2 codes for MEPTQVAENLIPNQQSLAPDLEDPEDRRDESPDSSDTVVLSLFPCTPDAVNPEADASASSLQVPAASVWTPLAQAQTPGEQALPLLAGSFLKHSTTLTNRQRGNEVSALPATLDCDNLVNKPDERGFTPLIWASAFGEIETVRFLLDWGADPHILAKERESALSLASMGGYTDIVRLLLDRDVDINIYDWNGGTPLLYAVRGNHVKCVEALLARGADLTTEADSGYTPMDLAVALGYRKVQQVMESHILKLFQGTLGPADPE; via the exons ATGGAGCCCACTCAGGTTGCAGAGAACCTCATCCCAAACCAGCAGTCCCTTGCTCCTGACCTAGAGGATCCTGAGGACCGCAGAGATGAATCCCCAGATAGCTCTGACACTGTCGTCCTCAGTCTGTTCCCCTGCACCCCAGACGCTGTGAATCCTGAGGCAGATGCCAGTGCATCCTCACTACAGG TTCCTGCAGCATCTGTCTGGACACCCTTGGCACAAGCCCAAACACCAGGGGAACAAGCCCTTCCTCTCCTCGCAGGAAGTTTCTTGAAGCACTCCACAACCCTCACAAACCGGCAACGTGGGAATGAGGTCTCAGCTCTGCCAGCCACCCTGGACT GTGACAACCTGGTCAACAAGCCGGATGAACGTGGCTTCACCCCCCTCATCTGGGCCTCAGCCTTTGGAGAAATTGAGACAGTACGCTTCCTGCTAGACTGG gGTGCTGACCCCCACATCCTGGCCAAGGAGCGGGAAAGCGCTCTGTCGCTTGCCAGTATGGGTGGTTACACGGACATCGTGAGGTTGCTGCTTGACCGTGATGTGGACATCAACATCTATGACTGG AATGGGGGGACACCACTGCTCTACGCTGTGCGTGGGAACCATGTGAAGTGTGTGGAGGCCTTACTCG CCCGAGGTGCTGACCTCACCACAGAGGCCGACTCTGGCTACACCCCAATGGACCTCGCCGTGGCCCTAGGATACCGCAAAG TGCAACAGGTGATGGAGAGCCACATCCTCAAACTGTTCCAGGGTACCCTGGGGCCTGCGGACCCGGAGTGA
- the Nr2c2ap gene encoding nuclear receptor 2C2-associated protein isoform 4 (isoform 4 is encoded by transcript variant 4), with amino-acid sequence MKRRAGTLTRAPASGCHSSFPSVFRSHSCRCSSRVASPVDTAAWKSPFSTAGSRDGEALSKIVDFYPEDTNALQISCLSCGGRDLVFYKLWVFGCGGTGIGKAGAEGFRMPGQPGHMTRPCLKRVKALASYT; translated from the exons ATGAAGAGACGTGCTGGAACTCTGACCAG GGCCCCTGCCAGTGGGTGTCACTCGAGTTTCCCCAGCGTGTTCAGATCACACAGCTGCAGGTGCAGTTCCAGGGTGGCTTCTCCAGTCGACACAGCCGCTTGGAAG TCCCCTTTCTCCACTGCAGGTTCACGTGATGGGGAAGCCCTCAGCAAGATTGTAGATTTCTACCCTGAGGATACCAATGCCCTTCAAATATCCTGCTTGTCCTGTGGTGGGAGGGACCTGGTTTTCTACAAGCTTTGGGTctttgggtgtggtggtacaggcATTGGGAAGGCTGGGGCAGAAGGATTTAGAATGCCTGGCCAGCCTGGTCACATgaccagaccctgtctcaaaagagtaaAAGCTTTGGCCTCCTACACTTGA
- the Rfxank gene encoding DNA-binding protein RFXANK isoform X4, translating to MEPTQVAENLIPNQQSLAPDLEDPEDRRDESPDSSDTVVLSLFPCTPDAVNPEADASASSLQGSFLKHSTTLTNRQRGNEVSALPATLDCDNLVNKPDERGFTPLIWASAFGEIETVRFLLDWGADPHILAKERESALSLASMGGYTDIVRLLLDRDVDINIYDWNGGTPLLYAVRGNHVKCVEALLARGADLTTEADSGYTPMDLAVALGYRKVQQVMESHILKLFQGTLGPADPE from the exons ATGGAGCCCACTCAGGTTGCAGAGAACCTCATCCCAAACCAGCAGTCCCTTGCTCCTGACCTAGAGGATCCTGAGGACCGCAGAGATGAATCCCCAGATAGCTCTGACACTGTCGTCCTCAGTCTGTTCCCCTGCACCCCAGACGCTGTGAATCCTGAGGCAGATGCCAGTGCATCCTCACTACAGG GAAGTTTCTTGAAGCACTCCACAACCCTCACAAACCGGCAACGTGGGAATGAGGTCTCAGCTCTGCCAGCCACCCTGGACT GTGACAACCTGGTCAACAAGCCGGATGAACGTGGCTTCACCCCCCTCATCTGGGCCTCAGCCTTTGGAGAAATTGAGACAGTACGCTTCCTGCTAGACTGG gGTGCTGACCCCCACATCCTGGCCAAGGAGCGGGAAAGCGCTCTGTCGCTTGCCAGTATGGGTGGTTACACGGACATCGTGAGGTTGCTGCTTGACCGTGATGTGGACATCAACATCTATGACTGG AATGGGGGGACACCACTGCTCTACGCTGTGCGTGGGAACCATGTGAAGTGTGTGGAGGCCTTACTCG CCCGAGGTGCTGACCTCACCACAGAGGCCGACTCTGGCTACACCCCAATGGACCTCGCCGTGGCCCTAGGATACCGCAAAG TGCAACAGGTGATGGAGAGCCACATCCTCAAACTGTTCCAGGGTACCCTGGGGCCTGCGGACCCGGAGTGA
- the Nr2c2ap gene encoding nuclear receptor 2C2-associated protein isoform 3 (isoform 3 is encoded by transcript variant 3) — MTQSLVCPETVSRVSSVLNRNSRQFGKKHLFDQDEETCWNSDQGPCQWVSLEFPQRVQITQLQVQFQGGFSSRHSRLEGSRDGEALSKIVDFYPEDTNALQLLHPHHGGGPAEVDF; from the exons ATGACCCAGTCTTTGGTTTGTCCCGAGACCGTGAGCAG GGTCAGTTCTGTGCTTAATCGCAACAGCCGGCAATTTGGAAAGAAACATCTTTTTGACCAGGATGAAGAGACGTGCTGGAACTCTGACCAG GGCCCCTGCCAGTGGGTGTCACTCGAGTTTCCCCAGCGTGTTCAGATCACACAGCTGCAGGTGCAGTTCCAGGGTGGCTTCTCCAGTCGACACAGCCGCTTGGAAG GTTCACGTGATGGGGAAGCCCTCAGCAAGATTGTAGATTTCTACCCTGAGGATACCAATGCCCTTCAA CTTCTCCATCCCCACCATGGAGGTGGACCGGCTGAAGTTGACTTTTGA
- the Rfxank gene encoding DNA-binding protein RFXANK isoform X3: MEPTQVAENLIPNQQSLAPDLEDPEDRRDESPDSSDTVVLSLFPCTPDAVNPEADASASSLQGSFLKHSTTLTNRQRGNEVSALPATLDSLSIHQLAAQGELSQLKDHLRKGDNLVNKPDERGFTPLIWASAFGEIETVRFLLDWGADPHILAKERESALSLASMGGYTDIVRLLLDRDVDINIYDWNGGTPLLYAVRGNHVKCVEALLARGADLTTEADSGYTPMDLAVALGYRKVQQVMESHILKLFQGTLGPADPE; this comes from the exons ATGGAGCCCACTCAGGTTGCAGAGAACCTCATCCCAAACCAGCAGTCCCTTGCTCCTGACCTAGAGGATCCTGAGGACCGCAGAGATGAATCCCCAGATAGCTCTGACACTGTCGTCCTCAGTCTGTTCCCCTGCACCCCAGACGCTGTGAATCCTGAGGCAGATGCCAGTGCATCCTCACTACAGG GAAGTTTCTTGAAGCACTCCACAACCCTCACAAACCGGCAACGTGGGAATGAGGTCTCAGCTCTGCCAGCCACCCTGGACT CCCTGTCTATCCACCAGCTTGCAGCCCAGGGGGAGCTGAGTCAACTGAAGGATCACCTGCGAAAGG GTGACAACCTGGTCAACAAGCCGGATGAACGTGGCTTCACCCCCCTCATCTGGGCCTCAGCCTTTGGAGAAATTGAGACAGTACGCTTCCTGCTAGACTGG gGTGCTGACCCCCACATCCTGGCCAAGGAGCGGGAAAGCGCTCTGTCGCTTGCCAGTATGGGTGGTTACACGGACATCGTGAGGTTGCTGCTTGACCGTGATGTGGACATCAACATCTATGACTGG AATGGGGGGACACCACTGCTCTACGCTGTGCGTGGGAACCATGTGAAGTGTGTGGAGGCCTTACTCG CCCGAGGTGCTGACCTCACCACAGAGGCCGACTCTGGCTACACCCCAATGGACCTCGCCGTGGCCCTAGGATACCGCAAAG TGCAACAGGTGATGGAGAGCCACATCCTCAAACTGTTCCAGGGTACCCTGGGGCCTGCGGACCCGGAGTGA
- the Nr2c2ap gene encoding nuclear receptor 2C2-associated protein isoform X1, giving the protein MTQSLVCPETVSRVSSVLNRNSRQFGKKHLFDQDEETCWNSDQGPCQWVSLEFPQRVQITQLQVQFQGGFSSRHSRLEGSRDGEALSKIVDFYPEDTNALQTFSIPTMEVDRLKLTFEDTTDFFGRVVIYHLRVLGEKAG; this is encoded by the exons ATGACCCAGTCTTTGGTTTGTCCCGAGACCGTGAGCAG GGTCAGTTCTGTGCTTAATCGCAACAGCCGGCAATTTGGAAAGAAACATCTTTTTGACCAGGATGAAGAGACGTGCTGGAACTCTGACCAG GGCCCCTGCCAGTGGGTGTCACTCGAGTTTCCCCAGCGTGTTCAGATCACACAGCTGCAGGTGCAGTTCCAGGGTGGCTTCTCCAGTCGACACAGCCGCTTGGAAG GTTCACGTGATGGGGAAGCCCTCAGCAAGATTGTAGATTTCTACCCTGAGGATACCAATGCCCTTCAAA CCTTCTCCATCCCCACCATGGAGGTGGACCGGCTGAAGTTGACTTTTGAGGATACCACCGACTTTTTTGGCCGTGTAGTCATCTACCACCTGCGGGTGCTGGGTGAGAAGGCAGGGTGA
- the Borcs8 gene encoding BLOC-1-related complex subunit 8 — MEEPEMQLKGKKVTDKFTESVYVLANEPSVALYRLQEHVRRSLPELAQHKADMQRWEEQSQGAIYTVEYACSAVKSLVDSSVYFRSVEGLLKQAISIRDHMSTSAQGHSQEKPSPPPSVA; from the exons ATGGAAGAACCTGAGATGcaactgaaaggaaagaaag TCACAGACAAGTTCACTGAGAGTGTCTATGTCCTTGCCAATGAGCCATCAGTGGCCCTGTACCGGCTACAGGAACACGTGCGACGCTCACTGCCAGAGCTGGCCCAGCACAAG GCTGATATGCAGCGGTGGGAGGAGCAGAGCCAGGGCGCCATATACACCGTGGAATATGCCTGCAG TGCTGTGAAGAGCTTGGTGGACAGCAGTGTGTACTTCCGAAGTGTGGAAGGCCTGCTCAAACAGGCCATCAGTATCCGGGACCACATGAGCACCAGCGCCCAGGGCCACAG CCAGGAGAAaccatcccctcctccttccgTGGCTTGA
- the Rfxank gene encoding DNA-binding protein RFXANK isoform X1, producing MEPTQVAENLIPNQQSLAPDLEDPEDRRDESPDSSDTVVLSLFPCTPDAVNPEADASASSLQVPAASVWTPLAQAQTPGEQALPLLAGSFLKHSTTLTNRQRGNEVSALPATLDSLSIHQLAAQGELSQLKDHLRKGDNLVNKPDERGFTPLIWASAFGEIETVRFLLDWGADPHILAKERESALSLASMGGYTDIVRLLLDRDVDINIYDWNGGTPLLYAVRGNHVKCVEALLARGADLTTEADSGYTPMDLAVALGYRKVQQVMESHILKLFQGTLGPADPE from the exons ATGGAGCCCACTCAGGTTGCAGAGAACCTCATCCCAAACCAGCAGTCCCTTGCTCCTGACCTAGAGGATCCTGAGGACCGCAGAGATGAATCCCCAGATAGCTCTGACACTGTCGTCCTCAGTCTGTTCCCCTGCACCCCAGACGCTGTGAATCCTGAGGCAGATGCCAGTGCATCCTCACTACAGG TTCCTGCAGCATCTGTCTGGACACCCTTGGCACAAGCCCAAACACCAGGGGAACAAGCCCTTCCTCTCCTCGCAGGAAGTTTCTTGAAGCACTCCACAACCCTCACAAACCGGCAACGTGGGAATGAGGTCTCAGCTCTGCCAGCCACCCTGGACT CCCTGTCTATCCACCAGCTTGCAGCCCAGGGGGAGCTGAGTCAACTGAAGGATCACCTGCGAAAGG GTGACAACCTGGTCAACAAGCCGGATGAACGTGGCTTCACCCCCCTCATCTGGGCCTCAGCCTTTGGAGAAATTGAGACAGTACGCTTCCTGCTAGACTGG gGTGCTGACCCCCACATCCTGGCCAAGGAGCGGGAAAGCGCTCTGTCGCTTGCCAGTATGGGTGGTTACACGGACATCGTGAGGTTGCTGCTTGACCGTGATGTGGACATCAACATCTATGACTGG AATGGGGGGACACCACTGCTCTACGCTGTGCGTGGGAACCATGTGAAGTGTGTGGAGGCCTTACTCG CCCGAGGTGCTGACCTCACCACAGAGGCCGACTCTGGCTACACCCCAATGGACCTCGCCGTGGCCCTAGGATACCGCAAAG TGCAACAGGTGATGGAGAGCCACATCCTCAAACTGTTCCAGGGTACCCTGGGGCCTGCGGACCCGGAGTGA
- the Nr2c2ap gene encoding nuclear receptor 2C2-associated protein isoform 1 (isoform 1 is encoded by transcript variant 1), which produces MTQSLVCPETVSRVSSVLNRNSRQFGKKHLFDQDEETCWNSDQGPCQWVSLEFPQRVQITQLQVQFQGGFSSRHSRLEGSRDGEALSKIVDFYPEDTNALQISCLSCGGRDLVFYKLWVFGCGGTGIGKAGAEGFRMPGQPGHMTRPCLKRVKALASYT; this is translated from the exons ATGACCCAGTCTTTGGTTTGTCCCGAGACCGTGAGCAG GGTCAGTTCTGTGCTTAATCGCAACAGCCGGCAATTTGGAAAGAAACATCTTTTTGACCAGGATGAAGAGACGTGCTGGAACTCTGACCAG GGCCCCTGCCAGTGGGTGTCACTCGAGTTTCCCCAGCGTGTTCAGATCACACAGCTGCAGGTGCAGTTCCAGGGTGGCTTCTCCAGTCGACACAGCCGCTTGGAAG GTTCACGTGATGGGGAAGCCCTCAGCAAGATTGTAGATTTCTACCCTGAGGATACCAATGCCCTTCAAATATCCTGCTTGTCCTGTGGTGGGAGGGACCTGGTTTTCTACAAGCTTTGGGTctttgggtgtggtggtacaggcATTGGGAAGGCTGGGGCAGAAGGATTTAGAATGCCTGGCCAGCCTGGTCACATgaccagaccctgtctcaaaagagtaaAAGCTTTGGCCTCCTACACTTGA
- the Nr2c2ap gene encoding nuclear receptor 2C2-associated protein isoform 2 (isoform 2 is encoded by transcript variant 2) yields MTQSLVCPETVSRVSSVLNRNSRQFGKKHLFDQDEETCWNSDQGPCQWVSLEFPQRVQITQLQVQFQGGFSSRHSRLEGSRDGEALSKIVDFYPEDTNALQTFSIPTMEVDRLKLTFEDTTDFFGRVVIYHLRVLGEKAG; encoded by the exons ATGACCCAGTCTTTGGTTTGTCCCGAGACCGTGAGCAG GGTCAGTTCTGTGCTTAATCGCAACAGCCGGCAATTTGGAAAGAAACATCTTTTTGACCAGGATGAAGAGACGTGCTGGAACTCTGACCAG GGCCCCTGCCAGTGGGTGTCACTCGAGTTTCCCCAGCGTGTTCAGATCACACAGCTGCAGGTGCAGTTCCAGGGTGGCTTCTCCAGTCGACACAGCCGCTTGGAAG GTTCACGTGATGGGGAAGCCCTCAGCAAGATTGTAGATTTCTACCCTGAGGATACCAATGCCCTTCAA ACCTTCTCCATCCCCACCATGGAGGTGGACCGGCTGAAGTTGACTTTTGAGGATACCACCGACTTTTTTGGCCGTGTAGTCATCTACCACCTGCGGGTGCTGGGTGAGAAGGCAGGGTGA